Proteins from a single region of Canis lupus baileyi chromosome 35, mCanLup2.hap1, whole genome shotgun sequence:
- the DPPA4 gene encoding developmental pluripotency-associated protein 4 — MPVVDRDHAGAVDASYLEAGSVCGGGKSDWLLCRRQGSTKSGEDYLAGQSQPVSEEAKEKQQAYGEPKLPGTSASGTKRKRSMKEGKASCSEKTAQESTRVRIRKKIPVPPLPSKLPPANLLHRDILRAWCQELKLSTKGQKLDVYKRICEYAYPDQKTNIPVTAEEAKILTQTQRRLMMDKGEMSLESPGTKIPSDGTYPPEVAAPAEGSDALLEGVNTVVVTTSAPDSVFASWSRIAARAGKMETVASPQEAHGAKWCVVHGRSMPADTEGWVHLQFHAGQAWVPEKRGRVCALFLLPACNFPPPQLEDNMLCPKCVRRNKVLMKSLQ; from the exons ATGCCAGTGGTGGATAGGGACCATGCTGGCGCCGTGGATGCGAGTTATCTTGAGGCAGGTAGTGTGTGCGGTGGTGGGAAGAGTGACTGGCTCCTCTGTCGCCGGCAGGGCTCCACGAAGTCGGGGGAAGACTACCTGGCTGGCCAATCCCAACCTGTGTCGGAAGAAGCCAAAGAGAAACAGCAGGCGTACGGTGAACCAAAGTTACCAGGAACCTCAGCAAGTGGGACCAAACGGAAGAGATCTATGAAAGAAGGCAAAG CTTCCTGTTCAGAAAAGACGGCACAAGAGAGTACAAGAGTAAGAATTCGGAAGAAAATCCCAGTTCCTCCATTACCTTCGAAACTGCCACCAGCCAACTTGCTTCACCGAGACATCCTGCGGGCCTGGTGCCAAGAACTCAAGCTGAGCACCAAAGGCCAG AAATTAGATGTATATAAGCGAATCTGCGAATATGCTTACCCAGATCAAAAG ACAAACATTCCTGTCACCGCAGAGGAGGCCAAGATTCTCACCCAGACACAAAGAAGGTTGATGATGGACAAGGGGGAAATGTCTCTGGAAAGTCCTGGAACAAAGATACCTTCTGATGGAACCTACCCTCCTGAAGTGGCTGCCCCCGCTGAGGGGTCTGATGCTCTCCTGGAGGGGGTCAATACTGTTGTTGTGACCACTTCGGCCCCAGATTCCGTGTTTGCCTCCTGGTCCAGAATTGCAGCCAGGGCTGGGAAGATGGAGACAGTGGCATCGCCACAGGAGGCCCACG gtGCCAAGTGGTGTGTGGTCCATGGGAGAAGTATGCCTGCAGACACAGAAGGTTGGGTTCACCTGCAATTTCATGCAGGACAAGCCTGGGTGCCTGAAAAGCGGGGGAGAGTATGTGCCCTCTTCTTGCTCCCCGCTTGTAACTTCCCACCCCCACAGCTGGAGGACAACATGCTGTGCCCCAAATGTGTTCGCAG